The Pantoea nemavictus genome includes a region encoding these proteins:
- the lolB gene encoding lipoprotein insertase outer membrane protein LolB, producing MHLPPRKLLRLLPLASVLLAACTINKPQGPGPSTTSPQWQQHQQAVTKISQYQTRGAFAYLSDKQKVYARFNWQQTAADRYRLLLTNPLGSTELQLDAQGSVVQIVDNKGKRYVSNDAEKMISQLTGMDIPLANLRQWMMGLPGDASDYQLNSNYQLQSLNYSRNGQQWKVNISDYDSKVNPPLPANLELTEGGQRIKLRMDSWTTQ from the coding sequence ATGCATTTGCCCCCGCGCAAGTTACTGCGCCTTTTACCCCTTGCCAGCGTGTTACTGGCTGCATGTACCATTAACAAACCACAAGGTCCGGGCCCAAGCACCACGTCACCCCAATGGCAGCAGCACCAGCAGGCTGTAACCAAAATCAGCCAGTATCAGACGCGCGGTGCGTTCGCTTATCTTTCCGATAAACAAAAGGTGTATGCGCGCTTTAACTGGCAGCAAACCGCCGCCGATCGCTATCGCCTACTGCTGACCAATCCGCTCGGCAGCACCGAACTGCAGCTTGATGCGCAGGGCTCGGTGGTGCAGATCGTCGATAATAAAGGCAAGCGTTACGTGAGCAACGATGCTGAGAAGATGATTTCACAGCTTACCGGCATGGATATCCCGCTCGCCAATCTGCGTCAGTGGATGATGGGCTTGCCAGGCGATGCCAGCGATTATCAGCTCAACAGCAACTATCAGTTGCAAAGCCTGAACTACAGCCGCAATGGCCAGCAGTGGAAGGTGAATATCTCGGATTACGACAGCAAGGTTAACCCGCCACTGCCGGCGAATCTGGAGCTGACTGAAGGCGGTCAACGTATCAAACTGCGCATGGATAGCTGGACCACCCAATGA
- the ispE gene encoding 4-(cytidine 5'-diphospho)-2-C-methyl-D-erythritol kinase, whose product MITTWPAPAKLNLFLYITGRRPDGYHNLQTLFQFLDYGDTLQIAADSSDKITLLTPLDGVPDEENLIVRAAQALKQCAATRGTLPAHAGATIALEKVLPMGGGLGGGSSDAATVLVALNHLWHTQLSVDDLATIGIKLGADVPVFVRGHAAFAEGVGEQLQPATPEEKWYLVAHPGVSIATPDLFRDPDLTRDSPIRTLDELLQRSFHNDCEAVARKRFRKVDELLSWLLEYAPSRLTGTGACVFAEFDTESAARQVLELAPKWICGFVARGLNISPLQRTLSGL is encoded by the coding sequence ATGATCACCACGTGGCCTGCGCCAGCAAAATTGAACCTGTTTTTATACATCACCGGCCGTCGTCCAGACGGCTATCACAACCTGCAAACGCTGTTTCAGTTTCTTGATTACGGCGACACATTACAGATTGCAGCCGATAGCAGCGACAAGATTACGCTGCTGACGCCGCTGGATGGCGTGCCGGATGAAGAGAACCTGATTGTGCGTGCCGCCCAGGCGCTAAAACAGTGCGCCGCCACACGTGGCACCTTGCCAGCGCATGCCGGCGCAACCATTGCACTGGAGAAGGTGCTGCCAATGGGCGGCGGTTTAGGCGGTGGCTCTTCCGATGCCGCCACGGTGCTGGTAGCGCTCAACCATTTGTGGCACACCCAGTTGAGCGTGGATGACTTAGCAACGATTGGCATCAAACTGGGCGCGGATGTGCCGGTGTTTGTGCGCGGACACGCCGCCTTTGCCGAGGGCGTTGGGGAACAGTTACAACCCGCGACACCTGAAGAAAAATGGTATCTGGTGGCGCATCCCGGCGTCAGCATTGCCACGCCCGATCTGTTCCGCGATCCCGATCTGACGCGTGATTCACCAATCCGCACATTAGATGAACTGTTGCAGCGTTCTTTTCACAATGATTGTGAGGCTGTGGCAAGAAAACGTTTTCGTAAGGTTGATGAGCTGCTTTCCTGGCTGCTAGAATACGCGCCGTCGCGCCTGACTGGGACCGGAGCTTGTGTGTTTGCTGAATTTGACACCGAGTCCGCCGCACGTCAGGTGCTGGAGCTTGCCCCGAAATGGATTTGCGGATTTGTGGCGCGCGGGCTTAATATCTCGCCGTTGCAGCGCACACTTTCTGGGCTATAA
- the prs gene encoding ribose-phosphate diphosphokinase yields the protein MPDMKLFAGNATPELAQRIANRLYTSLGDAAVGRFSDGEVSVQINENVRGGDIFIIQSTCAPTNDNLMELVVMVDALRRASAGRITAVIPYFGYARQDRRVRSARVPITAKVVADFLSSVGVDRVLTVDLHAEQIQGFFDVPVDNVFGSPILLEDMLQIGLENPIVVSPDIGGVVRARAIAKLLNDTDMAIIDKRRPRANVSQVMHIIGDVAGRDCVLVDDMIDTGGTLCKAAEALKERGAKRVFAYATHPIFSGNAVENLRKSVIDQVIVCDTIPLSEEMKSLPNVRTLTLSGMLAEAIRRISNEESISAMFEH from the coding sequence GTGCCTGATATGAAGCTATTTGCTGGTAACGCCACCCCGGAACTAGCACAACGTATTGCCAACCGCCTTTACACTAGCCTCGGAGACGCCGCTGTTGGCCGTTTCAGTGATGGTGAAGTAAGTGTACAGATCAACGAAAATGTACGCGGTGGTGATATTTTCATCATCCAGTCCACCTGTGCCCCCACCAATGATAATCTGATGGAGCTGGTTGTGATGGTCGACGCATTGCGTCGGGCTTCTGCTGGTCGTATTACTGCTGTAATTCCTTACTTTGGCTATGCGCGTCAGGATCGCCGTGTGCGTTCTGCTCGTGTGCCGATCACCGCCAAAGTGGTTGCCGATTTCCTTTCAAGCGTAGGCGTTGACCGTGTTCTCACCGTTGACCTGCATGCTGAACAGATCCAGGGCTTCTTTGATGTTCCGGTGGATAACGTATTTGGTAGCCCAATTCTGCTGGAAGATATGCTGCAGATTGGTCTGGAAAATCCGATTGTCGTTTCCCCAGACATTGGTGGCGTAGTGCGCGCTCGCGCTATCGCCAAACTGCTCAACGACACCGATATGGCTATCATCGACAAACGCCGCCCGCGTGCGAACGTTTCTCAGGTGATGCACATCATCGGCGACGTTGCCGGCCGTGACTGTGTACTGGTCGACGATATGATCGACACCGGCGGTACGCTGTGCAAAGCGGCTGAAGCGCTGAAAGAGCGTGGCGCGAAACGCGTATTCGCTTATGCCACTCACCCCATCTTCTCCGGTAATGCAGTAGAAAACCTGCGTAAATCGGTGATCGACCAGGTGATTGTCTGCGATACCATTCCGCTGTCGGAAGAGATGAAATCACTGCCAAACGTGCGTACTTTGACGCTGTCTGGCATGTTGGCCGAAGCGATTCGTCGTATCAGCAACGAAGAATCCATCTCCGCGATGTTTGAGCATTAA
- a CDS encoding GGDEF domain-containing protein, whose translation MTLDIYTLFVCELYVLGFLSIILIFAWVGAQYDRVLGCTTLALVLTFAAVLLSSLRSAGLHFLPVALGNVMLLLAYGNLLNAFRIFCAKPLGLSWLGGGLLWAILCLFPEFYYSQPKRVLVVCLLCIIYTGALIRLLWRVRASLTVTFWPAQILLWIHLLFHVARIFLDDAVASPARGAIGGSSFSVYVILESILFVIGLTFTILAMVNERTQIAHKLASMHDPLTSVWNRRALFEQADKMVLRSARQSQPFIYSAVLFDLDHFKSINDRFGHQQGDQVLVDFCQVVQALLPEEGHFARLGGEEFAAIIPGDAEQAQRVCERIRLATQLSQPNDVRYTVSIGFATALQPGQPFPPLLALADEALYHAKASGRNRIERYLAQLQPRQETALT comes from the coding sequence ATGACTCTCGACATTTACACACTGTTTGTTTGCGAGCTCTATGTGCTGGGGTTTTTAAGTATCATTTTGATTTTTGCCTGGGTCGGTGCGCAATACGATCGCGTGCTGGGCTGCACCACGCTGGCGCTGGTTTTAACCTTTGCCGCGGTGCTTCTCAGCAGTTTACGCAGCGCTGGTCTGCATTTTTTGCCGGTGGCGCTTGGCAATGTGATGTTGCTGCTCGCCTACGGTAATCTACTGAATGCCTTCCGTATTTTTTGTGCAAAACCCCTTGGGCTCAGCTGGTTAGGCGGCGGATTGCTGTGGGCCATTCTGTGCCTGTTCCCCGAGTTTTATTACAGCCAGCCGAAGCGCGTGCTGGTGGTGTGCCTGTTGTGCATCATCTATACCGGAGCGCTGATCCGCTTGCTGTGGCGCGTACGCGCGTCGTTAACCGTTACCTTCTGGCCCGCGCAAATTCTGCTGTGGATTCATCTGCTGTTTCACGTGGCACGCATCTTTCTCGATGATGCGGTGGCTTCACCGGCACGCGGCGCCATTGGCGGCTCCAGCTTCTCGGTGTATGTGATTCTTGAATCGATTTTGTTTGTCATCGGCCTCACCTTCACCATTCTGGCGATGGTCAATGAACGCACGCAAATCGCCCATAAGCTGGCCTCGATGCACGATCCGCTCACCAGCGTGTGGAACCGCCGCGCGCTGTTCGAACAGGCCGATAAAATGGTGCTGCGCAGCGCACGTCAGTCACAGCCATTTATTTACAGCGCGGTGCTCTTCGATCTGGACCATTTTAAAAGCATCAACGATCGCTTTGGGCATCAGCAAGGCGACCAGGTTTTAGTCGATTTTTGTCAGGTGGTACAGGCGTTATTGCCGGAGGAAGGTCATTTTGCCCGTCTGGGCGGTGAGGAGTTTGCAGCAATTATTCCAGGCGATGCCGAGCAGGCGCAGCGGGTGTGTGAACGTATCCGATTGGCAACGCAGCTGTCGCAACCTAACGACGTGCGCTACACCGTAAGTATTGGTTTCGCCACTGCTCTGCAGCCCGGCCAACCTTTTCCACCGCTGCTGGCGCTGGCTGATGAAGCGCTATATCACGCTAAAGCCAGCGGCCGTAACCGTATCGAACGTTATCTTGCACAGTTACAGCCACGCCAGGAAACCGCTCTCACTTAG
- the ychH gene encoding stress-induced protein YchH, giving the protein MKRQKCRVVGNGLMCLGLLTMVLGVGYSIINQLPSLNLPQFLAHGAMFSIFVGALLWLVGARVSGRERVEDRYYWLRHYGDKRCRRNHTSH; this is encoded by the coding sequence ATGAAACGTCAAAAATGCCGCGTGGTAGGTAATGGTTTGATGTGTCTGGGTTTACTGACGATGGTGCTCGGTGTCGGTTATTCCATTATTAATCAGCTCCCTTCACTTAACCTGCCGCAATTTCTCGCGCACGGCGCCATGTTCAGCATCTTTGTTGGCGCGTTGCTGTGGCTGGTGGGTGCCCGCGTCAGCGGACGCGAAAGAGTTGAAGATCGTTATTACTGGTTGCGTCACTACGGCGACAAACGCTGCCGTCGCAATCACACTTCACACTAA
- the pth gene encoding aminoacyl-tRNA hydrolase, with the protein MSSIKLIVGLANPGAEYAATRHNAGAWYVDLLASRNNQSLKDEPKFFGYTARLSLAGEDVRLLVPTTFMNLSGKAVAAMATFYRIAPEEILVAHDELDLPPGVAKFKQGGGHGGHNGLKDIISKLGNNNNFHRLRVGIGHPGDRNKVTGFVLGKPPASEQKLIDDAVDEAVRCTELWLKEDKIKAMNRLHAFKAG; encoded by the coding sequence GTGAGCAGCATTAAACTGATTGTAGGGTTAGCCAATCCGGGCGCCGAGTACGCCGCAACGCGCCATAACGCCGGAGCCTGGTATGTGGATTTGCTGGCAAGCCGTAACAATCAGTCGTTAAAAGATGAACCCAAATTCTTCGGCTACACCGCGCGCTTGTCATTGGCGGGCGAAGATGTGCGCCTGCTGGTGCCCACCACCTTTATGAATTTGAGTGGCAAAGCCGTAGCGGCGATGGCGACGTTTTATCGCATTGCGCCGGAGGAGATTCTGGTGGCGCACGATGAGCTGGATTTGCCGCCGGGCGTGGCAAAGTTCAAACAAGGCGGCGGCCACGGCGGTCACAACGGCCTGAAAGATATCATCAGCAAACTGGGCAATAACAATAATTTTCACCGTTTGCGCGTCGGTATCGGCCATCCGGGCGATCGCAATAAAGTGACCGGTTTTGTATTGGGCAAACCGCCGGCCAGCGAACAAAAGCTGATCGACGATGCCGTGGATGAAGCGGTGCGCTGCACCGAGCTGTGGCTGAAAGAAGACAAGATTAAGGCGATGAACCGCCTGCACGCCTTCAAGGCTGGCTAA
- the ychF gene encoding redox-regulated ATPase YchF, with the protein MGFKCGIVGLPNVGKSTLFNALTKAGIEAANFPFCTIEPNTGVVPMPDLRLDQLSDIVKPQRVVPTTMEFVDIAGLVKGASKGEGLGNQFLTNIRETEAIGHVVRCFENDNIIHVAGKVNPAEDIDVINTELALSDLDTCERAIQRCQKKAKGGDKDAKAELAALEKCLPHLSEAGMLRALKLDADEKAAIRYLSFLTLKPTMYIANVNEDGFENNPYLDQVRAIAEAEGSVVVPVCAAVESDIAELEDDERDEFMAELGLEEPGLNRVIRAGYALLNLQTYFTAGVKEVRAWTIPVGATAPQAAGKIHTDFEKGFIRAQTIAFDDFVAFKGEQGAKEAGKMRSEGKEYIVKDGDVMNFLFNV; encoded by the coding sequence ATGGGATTTAAATGCGGTATTGTGGGCCTGCCGAACGTCGGTAAATCCACCCTGTTCAACGCGCTGACTAAAGCGGGTATCGAAGCAGCCAACTTTCCGTTCTGCACCATCGAGCCAAACACCGGTGTGGTGCCAATGCCCGATCTGCGCCTCGATCAGCTGAGCGATATTGTTAAACCACAGCGCGTGGTGCCAACCACCATGGAATTCGTCGATATCGCCGGTTTGGTAAAAGGCGCATCCAAAGGTGAAGGCCTGGGTAACCAGTTCCTGACCAACATCCGTGAAACCGAAGCCATCGGCCACGTGGTGCGCTGCTTCGAGAACGACAACATCATCCACGTTGCGGGCAAAGTTAACCCGGCGGAAGATATTGATGTCATCAATACCGAGCTGGCGCTGTCGGATCTCGACACCTGCGAACGTGCCATTCAGCGTTGCCAGAAGAAAGCCAAAGGCGGCGACAAAGATGCAAAAGCTGAGCTGGCTGCGCTGGAAAAATGCCTGCCGCATCTGTCTGAAGCCGGCATGCTGCGCGCATTGAAGCTGGATGCTGACGAGAAAGCGGCGATTCGCTACCTCAGCTTCCTGACGCTGAAACCGACCATGTACATCGCTAACGTCAACGAAGACGGCTTCGAAAACAATCCGTACCTCGATCAGGTACGTGCCATTGCCGAAGCCGAAGGTTCTGTCGTCGTTCCGGTGTGTGCTGCGGTTGAGTCGGACATTGCCGAGCTGGAAGATGACGAGCGCGACGAGTTCATGGCTGAACTGGGTCTGGAAGAGCCGGGCCTGAACCGCGTGATTCGCGCCGGTTATGCGCTGCTGAACTTGCAAACTTACTTCACCGCTGGCGTGAAAGAAGTGCGTGCATGGACTATCCCAGTGGGTGCAACTGCGCCGCAGGCAGCCGGTAAAATCCATACCGACTTCGAGAAAGGCTTTATCCGTGCGCAGACCATCGCCTTTGATGACTTTGTTGCCTTTAAAGGCGAACAAGGCGCGAAAGAAGCCGGCAAGATGCGTTCAGAAGGTAAAGAGTACATCGTTAAAGATGGCGATGTGATGAACTTCCTGTTCAACGTCTAA
- a CDS encoding cupin domain-containing protein yields the protein MSRSDNYDHNTAEILLQSGHAWNGQRLENYPTGQPEITVMKMTIPAHSELPWHTHPMPNSAYILSGSLTIEDKDNGESKTFRAGEAFNESIDIAHRGFTTDESAELIIFYAGVAGMELSVPLPGEAAEY from the coding sequence ATGAGCCGTTCTGACAATTACGACCACAATACAGCGGAAATCTTGCTCCAGAGCGGGCATGCCTGGAATGGTCAGCGATTAGAAAATTATCCGACGGGTCAGCCGGAAATTACCGTAATGAAGATGACCATTCCTGCTCATTCCGAGTTGCCGTGGCATACCCATCCGATGCCTAACAGCGCTTATATTTTGTCGGGATCGCTCACCATTGAGGACAAAGACAACGGTGAGAGCAAAACCTTCCGTGCCGGCGAGGCATTTAATGAATCCATCGATATCGCGCATCGCGGCTTCACCACCGATGAGAGTGCCGAGCTGATTATTTTCTATGCCGGCGTTGCGGGCATGGAACTTTCGGTGCCTTTGCCAGGAGAAGCGGCAGAGTATTGA
- a CDS encoding GntR family transcriptional regulator — translation MSNGIAENVSSPTQPKSLSLNERAYLAFKHRLITLRYKPGDYLNIAQVMDDLEMGRTPVNQAVHRLETEGLLQIIPRKGVMVSPLSIDDALELIEVRLVNEALCLRLASQRVNPTQIAYLRAMNQRIADASAARDREQMMLLDREFHQLLADIAANGRLADILSIIHAQAQRFWATTLSSAAHMNEVIAEHEAIIAALEQGDAEQAEAAARVHIYSFKQALLNN, via the coding sequence ATGAGTAATGGTATTGCTGAAAATGTGAGCTCGCCGACCCAGCCGAAGAGCCTTTCTCTCAACGAACGGGCGTATCTGGCGTTCAAGCACCGGCTGATCACGCTGCGTTACAAGCCCGGTGACTATCTGAATATCGCGCAGGTGATGGATGACCTTGAGATGGGCAGAACGCCGGTGAATCAAGCGGTGCATCGGCTGGAAACGGAAGGGTTACTGCAAATTATTCCACGCAAAGGGGTGATGGTTTCACCGCTATCGATTGATGATGCGCTGGAGTTAATTGAGGTGCGTTTAGTCAACGAGGCGCTGTGTTTGCGTTTGGCCTCGCAGCGCGTTAATCCGACGCAGATTGCTTATTTGCGCGCAATGAATCAGCGCATTGCCGACGCCAGCGCAGCGCGCGACCGGGAACAGATGATGTTGCTGGACCGCGAATTCCACCAGCTGCTGGCGGACATCGCCGCCAATGGACGCCTGGCCGATATCCTCAGCATCATCCATGCGCAGGCGCAGCGTTTCTGGGCGACGACGCTCTCCAGCGCTGCGCATATGAATGAAGTGATCGCCGAACATGAAGCGATTATCGCCGCGCTGGAGCAGGGCGATGCGGAGCAAGCGGAAGCCGCCGCGCGGGTGCACATCTATTCGTTTAAGCAGGCGCTGCTGAATAATTGA
- a CDS encoding DUF2848 domain-containing protein: MQLRFTTDYADAAVLDVEVNALVIAGWVGRDQAAVLHHIRELEALGVPAPGAVPLFYRVATNQLTQQTQLEVVGEQTSGEAEPFVFFHRGEYWVSLISDHTDRHLETFSVALSKQACIKPVAGHAWRMSEVKAHWDQLELRAWIRVNGDWVTYQQGALSSLLTPIDLLQRYFADREVEEGFAMSCGTLSAIGGIRPASEFRMALHDPVLNRTLEHTYITGALPVIA; the protein is encoded by the coding sequence ATGCAATTACGCTTCACGACTGATTACGCAGACGCCGCAGTGCTGGATGTAGAGGTTAATGCGCTGGTGATTGCCGGCTGGGTTGGCCGCGATCAGGCTGCGGTACTGCACCATATCAGGGAGCTCGAGGCACTTGGCGTGCCCGCTCCTGGTGCAGTGCCGCTGTTTTACCGCGTCGCCACTAACCAGCTCACTCAGCAAACCCAGCTGGAAGTGGTCGGCGAACAGACCTCTGGCGAAGCCGAACCCTTTGTGTTTTTCCACCGCGGTGAATACTGGGTTTCGCTGATTTCCGATCACACCGATCGCCATCTTGAAACCTTCAGCGTGGCGCTTTCCAAACAGGCGTGTATCAAGCCGGTTGCCGGTCATGCCTGGCGCATGTCCGAGGTGAAAGCGCATTGGGACCAGCTGGAACTGCGCGCCTGGATCAGAGTGAACGGCGATTGGGTCACCTATCAACAGGGTGCGCTGTCGTCGCTGCTCACGCCAATCGATCTGTTGCAGCGCTATTTCGCCGATCGCGAAGTGGAAGAAGGCTTTGCCATGTCGTGCGGCACGCTGAGCGCCATCGGCGGCATTCGTCCAGCGAGTGAATTCCGCATGGCACTGCACGATCCGGTGCTGAATCGCACGCTGGAGCACACCTACATCACCGGCGCGCTGCCGGTCATCGCCTGA
- a CDS encoding amidase: MTTLWQASQQLLAGQGSAAELTQDALSAIAAEPGEGQRVFTRVYAAEAQQQAEQASTRWQQRQARSPIDGLPISIKDLFDVAGEVTLAGSHLLSNGTPAAANASMVERLQQAGAALVGKTNMTEFAFTGLGINPHYGTPANPWQRAEKRIPGGSSSGAAVAVADGMCLAAVGTDTGGSVRIPAALCGLTGFKPSASRIDQRGTLPLAASLDSIGVIAHDVRSCWLLDSVIADQPLVMDQRELSDAHFVIPQTRVLAGLDQHVSAAWLRALEVLRAQGVQLTELPLDELAELDTMNARGGITAWEAWQWHQAYALSQPDAYDPQVLTRIKRGSLLNAEDAAELYQLRADWQQRVENAVAPFDGILMPTVSLIAPTLAELDDPARYMQVNMLMLRNTSVINMLDGCSISLPCHQPGAAPVGLMLSSTHGNDAALLTWAAALETTLKRSS; encoded by the coding sequence ATGACGACGTTATGGCAAGCGAGCCAGCAGCTGCTCGCCGGACAAGGCTCTGCCGCAGAACTGACGCAGGATGCGCTGAGTGCCATCGCCGCCGAACCCGGCGAAGGCCAGCGGGTTTTCACCCGCGTGTATGCCGCCGAGGCGCAGCAGCAGGCGGAACAGGCCAGCACGCGCTGGCAGCAGCGTCAGGCGCGCAGCCCGATTGATGGCCTGCCGATCAGCATTAAAGATCTGTTTGACGTTGCCGGAGAAGTGACGCTCGCCGGCTCACATCTACTCAGCAACGGCACTCCGGCCGCAGCCAACGCCAGCATGGTTGAACGGCTGCAACAGGCCGGCGCGGCCCTCGTCGGCAAAACCAACATGACCGAGTTCGCCTTTACCGGCCTCGGCATCAATCCGCACTACGGCACGCCCGCCAATCCATGGCAGCGTGCTGAGAAGCGTATTCCGGGCGGATCCTCGTCGGGCGCGGCGGTGGCGGTGGCCGATGGCATGTGTCTGGCGGCAGTCGGCACCGATACCGGCGGTTCGGTGCGTATTCCTGCGGCGCTGTGCGGATTAACCGGCTTTAAACCCAGCGCCAGCCGCATCGACCAGCGCGGTACCCTGCCGCTGGCGGCGTCGCTCGACAGCATCGGCGTGATTGCGCACGACGTGCGCAGCTGCTGGCTGCTCGATAGTGTGATTGCCGACCAACCGCTGGTGATGGATCAGCGTGAACTCTCTGATGCGCATTTCGTCATTCCACAAACGCGCGTGCTGGCGGGGCTCGACCAGCACGTCAGTGCTGCCTGGCTACGCGCGCTCGAGGTGCTGCGCGCCCAGGGTGTGCAGCTCACCGAACTGCCGCTCGATGAGCTGGCGGAGCTGGATACGATGAACGCGCGCGGCGGCATTACCGCCTGGGAAGCCTGGCAGTGGCATCAGGCGTACGCGCTGTCCCAGCCTGACGCCTACGATCCGCAGGTTCTGACGCGCATCAAACGCGGCAGCTTGCTGAATGCCGAGGATGCCGCCGAGCTTTATCAGCTGCGCGCCGACTGGCAGCAGCGTGTGGAAAACGCCGTGGCGCCGTTCGACGGCATCTTAATGCCGACGGTGTCGCTGATCGCCCCTACCCTTGCCGAACTCGACGACCCTGCGCGTTACATGCAGGTCAACATGCTGATGCTGCGCAACACCAGCGTGATCAACATGCTCGATGGCTGCTCAATTTCTCTGCCTTGTCATCAACCCGGCGCTGCGCCGGTTGGCCTGATGCTGTCCTCAACCCATGGCAACGATGCTGCATTACTCACCTGGGCTGCCGCGCTTGAAACCACCCTGAAACGGAGTAGCTGA
- a CDS encoding DUF4286 family protein, with amino-acid sequence MTQPHGMLFVATNIDAADEADFNQWYDHEHVEERVAIAGFLSGTRYQSIDAERKYLGLYETASLEAFTSADYHAAFTRQTEWSVKNLNKMINPMRRVCAISHQHGQGSGSHLAVLTLPAGTDVALLGDWQSSVQHTPGYIASRLLTPDTTLSSPLPRENRESRPMQPMLLLTCRDAQVCKTLATAAAAILNADVQLYALSWQLTKQEMAHG; translated from the coding sequence ATGACTCAACCCCACGGCATGCTGTTTGTCGCCACCAATATCGATGCTGCAGATGAAGCGGATTTCAACCAATGGTATGACCATGAGCACGTTGAAGAGCGCGTGGCGATCGCTGGATTTCTCAGCGGCACGCGCTATCAGTCGATCGATGCCGAGCGTAAGTATCTCGGCCTGTATGAGACCGCATCGCTGGAGGCCTTTACCAGCGCCGATTATCACGCTGCCTTCACGCGCCAGACCGAATGGTCGGTGAAAAACCTCAACAAGATGATCAACCCGATGCGCCGGGTATGCGCCATCTCTCACCAGCATGGTCAAGGCAGCGGCAGCCATCTGGCGGTGCTGACGTTGCCAGCCGGTACGGATGTTGCATTGCTGGGCGACTGGCAAAGCAGCGTGCAGCACACGCCGGGCTATATCGCCTCACGTTTGCTGACGCCCGACACCACGCTGAGCTCACCGCTGCCGCGCGAAAACCGCGAAAGCCGCCCGATGCAGCCGATGCTGCTGCTGACCTGTCGCGATGCGCAGGTGTGCAAAACGCTGGCTACCGCTGCCGCCGCCATCCTCAACGCGGATGTACAACTTTATGCCCTTAGCTGGCAGTTAACGAAACAGGAGATGGCTCATGGCTAA